Within the bacterium genome, the region CCGGCTGCAGGTCAGGGCCGAAGTTGCGCACGGCGAAGCCGACGCGAAGGTCGCCCAGGCCCGTGTAGTAGAGCACTCCCAGGTCCATCAGCAGGCCGCGCACCTCGAACTCGTCCAGGTTCTCCTGGTAGAGCTTCGCGGTGCCGCCCAGCGAGAAGCGGTCGGTCATCGACTTCGCCACGCTCGCCGACAGCACGAACTGGTTGGCGTTGAAGGTGTCGCCGGTCCCCTCCTGGTGGAGCTCGTCGGTGCGTGGGATCTCGCCCGAGCGCAGCATCGAGCCGGTCAGCGCGAAGCCGAAGTTCTGGCGGCGCCAGGTGTAGGCGGCGTACTCCAGGTCGATGTCGGCGGCGTAGGCCACGTGGGAGAAGAACAGGTTGCCCAGGCCGGGGGTGCGCATGATCCCCGCGGGGTTCCAGAAGGCGGCCGGGCCGTCGACGGCGCAGGCGACGTAGGCGCGGCCCAGGCCGACCGCCCGCGCGCCGACCGGCAGGCGCAGGAACTGGGCGCCGGCGGTGCCCACGTTCTCGTCGCCGTAGAGCTCGAGCACGCTCCCCGCCCGCGCGGGGCCGGCCAGCAGCAGCAGCGCCGACACCAGCAGCGGCAGCCACGTCACGGATCGCATCGCGCGGTTCACCATGAGAAGCTCACCCCCACCAGGATCAGGCGGGGATCCTCGATGTAGCTCGGGTCGATCTGGCTCTTCACGTACTCCCGGGAGTAGGTGTCCAGGACCGGACCCTCCTCGCCGTACCAGTCGGCGTAGTTCTCGACCCAGCTCGGGTTCAGGTCCCCGACCTGGTAGCCCGTGCCCGTCCAGGGGTTGATCCGGCGGTAGTTCTTGTGGTCCAGGATGTTGCGGCCCTCGACGAAGAAGGTCAGGCGCTGCCGGCGCGACAGGTCCCAGGTCTTGTTGAAGCGCAGGTTG harbors:
- a CDS encoding PorV/PorQ family protein translates to MRSVTWLPLLVSALLLLAGPARAGSVLELYGDENVGTAGAQFLRLPVGARAVGLGRAYVACAVDGPAAFWNPAGIMRTPGLGNLFFSHVAYAADIDLEYAAYTWRRQNFGFALTGSMLRSGEIPRTDELHQEGTGDTFNANQFVLSASVAKSMTDRFSLGGTAKLYQENLDEFEVRGLLMDLGVLYYTGLGDLRVGFAVRNFGPDLQPGGTPPPLGPGYATPLEFQSFQAPTSGSFGLAYTWRLGERTTLLTTSDFHHPTDASESFRAGAELGLAERLLLRGGFETNRLEGGLGAGFGVNLARDEWRIRLDYAISDMGAFGTIHYLSIDLSPLPDGRRRR